TATACCTTGGTCTTTCCGCGTGATGCGGATGCTGCGACAGGAAAGATTTCTATTCTTGCCCCTGTTGGAACGGCCATTCTCGGGTATAGAGTAGGGGACACCATTGAATGGCCGGTCCCCATAGGGACGAGGAACTTAAAAATTAAAGAGATTCTTTATCAACCTGAGGCGGCGGGAGATTTCCATCTGTAAATTTCTCCTTGCTCTACCCATTCACATGAACCACATGGAATCGTGTTAAGATAAAGACGTAAAAAACCGATTAGCTGAACAGACCGGAGGAATGTTTTATGGATCATGCTGCCGGTCACCACGAGGGATAGAATTTCCAATAACATCTTGCCTGTCGAGTAGATCTTCCGGGACAAATGCGTTGGTTATCACTATGGAAGGTGTCTCATTTATGAAGAGATCCTTGCCCCAGATCTGTTCACAATGGATTTTTTATTCCAGGGCCCGTCCGGTTTGTCTGTTGGATTTGGCGTCTTTTTTCCCATACCTTTATAGCAGGGAGTACTGCCGCTGTCATTAAATCCCTGATCGTGTAGAATCCCTCAGTCAACTTGAATGGGACGGAGGGATGGAATCTTATGAAACCGCAATCTTCGGTTTTTTCGTCTCGCTCACACCCGCATCTCTATGAAATCAATACCTGGGTGTGGTTGCATGACCTCTCTCAGAAAATGAACCGAACGATTCGTCTTGGTGACGTGCCTGATCAGGAGTGGGATGAGCTTCAGGCAAAGGGATTTGATTACCTGTGGCTCATGGGCCTATGGGAGCGCAGTCCTCTTGGCCGGCGGATTGCAAGACAACATGCTGATTTACAGAAGGAATACACCAAAGCGCTTCCCGATTGGCAGGAATACGAGGTCGTAGGTTCCCCTTATGCCATCCGGGCGTATCAGCCTGATCCTGAGCTGGGGTCCTGGGAGCAATTGAAGGACGTATTGGGAAAACTTCATGACCGCGGAATCAAATTGATTCTGGATTTTGTGCCCAATCACACCGCATTGGATCATGAGTGGACCACCAGACATCCGGAGTATTATGTTCAAGGAACCTCCAGAGATGTCACAAATTTCCCTTCCCGGTTTTTTCCCATCGAAACATCACAAGGCATTCGATATCTGGCACATGGCAAGGATCCCAATTGTCCTGCATGGACGGACACCGCGCAATTAGACTACTTCAATCCTGATACGCGTGAGGCGCTGATGCGCGAATTGCAACAAGTAGCCAATTATTGTGATGGCGTTCGCTGTGATATGGCCATGTTGGTGCTCAATGAGGTGTTTGCACAGACGTGGGGAAATCATGTGAAGGGCGAGGTCTTCCCTTCCGGGGAGTTCTGGACAGAAGCCATCTCTCTCCTGCCGAATTCTATGTGGATTGCCGAGGTCTATTGGGATCGGGAATGGGAGCTTCAACAACTTGGCTTTCACTTTACTTACGATAAAAGATTGTATGACCGGCTTCGCCATTCGACTCCACATGAGATCGCCCTGCATCTTGAGGCTGATACGATCTTTCAAAGCAAACTTGTGCGGTTTTTGGAAAATCACGATGAGCCGAGAAGTGCTGTGGCGTTTGGTAACGTCCGTCTCCCTGCGGTCGGGGTCCTGATGGCCACATTGCCGGGCATGCGTTTGTATCATCAAGGGCAACTCACTGGAAAACGTATCCGGATTCCGGTTCAACTCTGTCGAGCCCAGGACGAACCCCCTGATGAAGCGACCGTCGCGTTTTACGACCGAATTCTGGCGATCACCAATGAAGACGTGTTTCACGCCGGGAAATGGGCCATGCTCACTGTGCATTCTTCCGGCGACGATTCTTTCAATAATGTCGTGGCGTATCAATGGACAACCGAGCGGGATTGGAGACTCATCGTGGTGAACCTGAGTCCCATGGTGGCCCAGGCGTATATTTGCCTAAACGGAGTGCTTGTAATGGAATCGCACACCTCCCCCAACTACGCCTTGTATGACCAGTTCAGCGATCTATCCTTTGAGGGTAGACGAAAGGATCTCATCCAAAGCGGATTGTACGTCCGTCTCGATCCTTTCGGATGTCATATCTTTTCTGTGGGAGATGGATCCGTTGAGGATGGAAAAAGTGAAAATAAGATATGAAGTTCAGAGTATATGAACGTGAATAGATTCATTCCGTGACCCCACCCCAAGTTTTCAGGCGAAGGATTTTGCTCCGGCACCCGGCTTTCACTGAAGGCGTCAACTTTTCGAACTGGTTCTTGCAATAAAGCTTGTGATCAGTTGCTCTAGTTCTTTGCTTCCACATGAGGGACATGTTGCGGCCCCGGTTTCATGTTCTTTCAGCGTGAGGGCTAGAAGGCATTCCTTGCCACATTTGAGACATTTGTAATCATACAGAGGCATGACGATCCTCCTTCTTGGGTTCTCCGCACAATCTGGAGAAGTTTATTGCGGGTGTTCGGATGAACCTGTTCATTCGGACTTATTTTCCCGTCCTGGGTCACGGAGGCGTGGAACCGTGGACGGTTTCCAGAGAACGGCGGCCCCCCCACTCTGCGACAATGTGAGCTATTTCACTTAAGCGGTGAGCCGGGCATCCAAAAATGGTTGGGAGAATACTATTGTTGGAGCCAACTGTGTAAAAAGAATTTTTTAATTCGTCCATGTTTTATCAATTTTCCTGGCGAATGTGTGTGAAGGCTGTTTTTGAACCTTGGATCCTCCTCGACGACAATTTTAGATCCTGGGTTGATAGGGGGCTAATTGCCGGATATAGCCGATTACCTCCCGAATCTCCTCTGAACTCAATCGATCCCACCAACCATGCATGGGGCTAAAGACCAAGCCCCAAATAACGCTCGCACGAAGGTCTAACTCGCTTTTGCCTGTGGATTCCGGAGAATGGAAATCTGTTGGGGGCACGATTAATGTGGATGAATCCGGGCCCCTTCCGTCGCCCGCCTTCCCATGACACCGGAGGCAATGCAGACGATAAATGGTTTCTCCCGCAGAGATCATAGTGGTCTGCTGAGCCCGGACTTCTCCAAGCCATAACACGATGCAGACACAACTGATAACGGATATGACCAGACTGAGAAGGCCTTGTTCTTTTTTCATCGGGTGAAGTCAGTACGTTTCATGGAAATGCGATTTTGTCGCATCTTGCAACACCCCTTCCCTTTTCCATGGACCCAAATTGCACCACTTTTCGTGTGCTCAATTTTGACTTAGTCTTTTTGCTCTAATCCCAAACCCACCCATGCCCGTAAAAGATCCTGCCGGGTCAGGCATCCTATCACCACACCATTTTCCTCCACTGGAAGTACCAGAAAATGATGGTCTTTCATGATTTTGACAGCCTCCGCTAATGTGGTGGAACTAGGAATGGCAATAGGGTCCCGCACCATAATCTCCTTTGCGGTTAATTGGCTGACATCCCGCCCCGCTTCCAGCACGGCCAGCACATCAAATTGGCTGATGAACCCAACGCAGTGCCCGTTAGGATCGACCACCGGCGCGCCTGGCAAGGAAGATGTGAGAAGTTCTTGTGTTATGGCCAATCCATTCTGATCGTGGTGAAAACGGAAATCATGGAGTGTGGCGACTTGTTGGATTGTTCTGAGGCCGACAGTGGCGACCGCATGAAGACCCATGTGTTCCTCCTCTCTCTTTCACTCATAACCCCATAAAAGTCTTTTCACACGGATGGAGTGAATGAAAATTTAAACGGTTTGAGACGAAATCAGGTATGACTTCCATCCCGAATATACAATCCTCCAACCTCCAGAACTGTTCCGTCACTTAAGGTGATGGATAAAAACTCTTGACTCTTCATGAGAGATTTGACTTCACCCGACCATCTGGATGGCTCAACAGACACGATTGTTTTTCCACAAATTTTTACCTTTAGCCGTTCTACGTTATCTTGTTTCATGTGTTGGCCTCTGTCTTGTGATGGTTGAAACGTGTGCATGGGATTGTTTCCGTAAGGACCATGAAATCCGAATCTTTGCTTCTCCCTGATTTGAAGCAAGCCTCGTGCCTTTATGGACAACCTCTCTCTCGTCATCCCGCCGGTTATCAGCGGTGAATCATCCCCAATGAAGACCTGAGGGATGTCTGATGAATACTGGCGGGCATGACAGACTGTTTTCCTTTTCCCCGTCAGTCGTGAAGAAAGGTATAAAAGTTGCCTTTTCATTCCCTGGACATTATTCACGCTGTTTGGGATGGTTGTTCATGGAGATGTGTGACCGCGGATGAAGGGATGAAGAAAGTAGACCAGTAATTTCCTCTTTGTTGATAAGTCAATAAATGGGTGTTTCACCCAACAATTACCAGGAGGAAGGGTGTATGAGTTTGGAAAGAAACGCAGGATCAGCGTGACCGCCCCATGTTCCATGGTGAAATGGATTTCTCTTGGAGTTCCATTTGTTTTGATGGCTCTTACTGTGGCGAGTGTTACCTTGGATGTGGAAGCTCCTACTGTGGTGGTCAGAGGCACCATCGATGAGATCATCAGACTGGTGAGCGACGAAGGTCTCAAGACGCCGGATCAAGCGACCCATCGTCGGCAATTGTTGGAGGAGATTATTGGACAACATTTTGATTTTGAAGAGATGGCCAAACGATCCCTGGCCGCACATTGGAGAAATCGAAGTGAGGCGGAACATCAAGAATTTGCGACATTGTTTCAATCGCTTCTTTCGAAAACCTATGCAGGCAAAATTGAGAACTATTCCGGAGAAAAAGTCCAGTATCTCAAGGAACGGCTCAAAGACTCCTTTGCAGAAGTGCAGACCACTATTGCGTCAAACAAAACGGAAATCTCTCTTGATTACCGGCTCCTACTCAAAGATGGCAACTGGCGGGTGTACGATGTGGTGGTCGATGGAGTGAGTCTCGTGAAAAATTACCGGGTTCAATTCGATCGCATTATTCGGGATTCCTCCTACGAAGAATTGGTGAAAACCTTGCGAGACAAGTCCGGTGACATTACCGCTCCCTGAGGGATTCCTAGGATGAAGACCCGTATTCTGATTCATCAGGCACCAGCCGTGCCGGTCGACGCGCAACCTCTTGAAATTGTCGAGCGGAAAGGCAAGGGGCATCCCGATACGATTTGTGATGCCCTTGCTGAAGCCGTGTCCATTCAACTGTCCAAGGTGTATCAGGAAACCTTTGGTCGTATTTTGCACCATAATATCGATAAATGCCTGCTGGTGGCGGGTCAGGTGAAATTGCATCTGGGCGGTGGTCGGGTCACCCACCCGATGCGCCTGATCCTTGGGGACCGGGCTTCCTTCGGCGTTCCAGGAAAAACGATCCCCGTGTCTGACATCGCCGTTGAGACGGCGCGAACGTGGATCAAGAGCCATTTGCCCAATGTGAATCCCGATACCCACATGAGGTATCAAATTGAGTTGCAACCGACTTCTGCTGAACTCGGGGCGATTTTTGAACATGGATCGGGGGTACTTCCCGCGAACGATACTTCAGCCGGGGTCGGCTATGCTCCGCTGACTCCCACCGAACGATTGGTGGTGGATCTTGAGCAGTATGTAAACGGGACCCGGTTTAAGCGGGCGTTTCCGGAAACCGGTGAGGATGTCAAAGTCATGGCCGTTCGAATGGACTGGATGCTGTCACTGACGGTGGCCATGCCGTTTCTTGCCAAGCGGATCACCACAGAAAAAGCTTATTTTGCTCGAAAGGCGAAGGTCCTTCAGAATGTGCAGCGCTTTATTAATGAGCAACCTCATTCCTGTAAACGAGTGGACGTGGTCGTGAATGCGCTTGATCGCCCGGGTCAAGGACTGAAGGGCATGTATTTAACACTGTTGGGAACCTCTGCGGAGCAGGGAGATTCAGGACAGGTGGGACGGGGGAATCGCATTTCAGGGGTCATCGCGCTGAATCGACCAATGAGCGGGGAGGCCGCGGCCGGGAAAAACCCTGTCAGTCATGTCGGGAAAATTTATAATGTGTGGGCTCGTGAACTGGCCCTGAAGGCATATGAACAAATACCAGGGGTCCGCGATGCCACGGTATGGATGGTCAGTCGGATCGGTGCACCGGTGAACGAACCACTGGTTGTCTCAGCTCAGGTCGGGGTGAAGAAGGGATTTTCACTAAAGCGGATCTCGGGGGAGGTCCAGGAATTGATCAAACATGAGCTGGCCGACATGGAAAGTTTTTGTGATAACTTGGCCAAAGGGCAATTCGGAGTCTACTAAACAAAATAAATCGCAGGTCCGGAGGGATGAACGGGGTAGATCCACTTTCGTATTTCATGGAATTCAAATAACCGGAATGAGTCAATGGTGATAATAATGTCAAAGATAACAAGGGTTTGATCCATTGAGAATAGAATGGAAACAGCTCGCATTGAAGACCAATTAAAAACTGTGTGATTTGCCGGAAGAGAAATGGGGCATTTTCCCTCATTAAGGAGCACCATATGTATTTCCTGTGGTTTTCAGAGCAAAGATTAGCCTTCAAGGTTTCTATTATTCTTTTGTTTTGTTATAGAAGGATTCATACCTTCTAATTTTTGCAAAGTAAATGCAACAGAACCTCGATATTAGCTCGCTGCCGCGCGAACAAAATAACCTCCGCATCATGGCCGATAGGATGCCCGGCATGATCTGGATTGCGGGAATGGATACGCGCTGCACGTATTTCAATACGTCATGGTTAACGTTTACGGAACGAACGCTTGAGCAAGAGCTGGCGATGACGTGGACAGACGGGATTCATCCCGATGATCGCCAGCGATGTCTCGACACGTACTTGGAAGCGTTCCACGGCTGGCTGAGCTTTCGAATGGAGCACCGCCTGCGCCGGGCGGATGGCCAATATCGTTGGGTCTTACATAGCGGCGTGCCTTGGATGACAGAAGACGGCGACCATGGCGGATACTTGGGGTCGTGTGTCGATGTCACTGATCTCAAACGATGCAAAGGGGCTCTCCAAGCTCAGCATGAAGATCTCGGGCACCTCATGCAGGCCCGCACGGCCTCCCTGCTCGTGACCAATGCCCGCCTGCAACAGGAGATGGCTGAACACAAGCAGGCCGAGCATCAGCTGATTGAACAGCAAACTCAACTTCGTGTCTTGGCGGCAGAAGTCTCGGTGGCCGAAGAACGGGAACGGCGGCGAATTGCCATCGGTCTGCATGACGACATCGGGCAGGTCCTGGCGCTTCTCAAGCTCAAAGCAGGTGAGTTGACGGAATCGGAGGCCGACGGAAAAACCGGGCAGCTCCTCAAGGATATCCGCGACTTGGTGAATCAAGCCGCTCGGGCCACCCGCTCAGCCACGTTTGAGTTGAGTTCCCCGGTTCTCTACGAACTGGGGCTGGAGGCCGCCATCCAGAGCCAGGGTGAGCAGCACACACAACAAAACGGCCCCGCATTCCATTTTAAAACCGATCACCAGGTGACCATGCTGATTGATAACACGCGCGTCGTGATTTTTCGTATCGTCCAGGAACTATTGCGCAACATTCGGAAACACGCGTGCGCATGTAACACGACAGTCTCCATCTGTCGTAATGGGGAACACCTGCAACTGACCGTGGAAGATGACGGAGTGGGATTCGATGCGTCCCGCATCGGTCACAGGGTTGGTCCAAAGGGTGGGTTTGGTCTTTTCAGCATCAGGGAACAAGTGAAGGGCATCGGGGGGCGCTTCAAGATCATGTCGTCCCTGGGCTGTGGGACTCAAGTGCTCATTGTCGTTCCGTTAGGGTAAGTCATCGCTGTGTGGTTATCCGCGACCATGCTTCATGTCCAGACGATGAGTGGTGCACCGCATACACACAGGGAGACCGCACATGAATACCCGAATTCTTCTGGCCGATGATCATCAGATTATCCGTGAGGGTCTTGCTTCTTTGTTGGAAAGGCAATCTGACATGGAAGTAATCCAGCAAGTCAGCGACGGGCTCCAAGCCGTGAACTTGAGCCGCGACTTGAGACCAGATGTGGTCGTCATGGATGTGACCATGCCCGGGTTGAACGGCATTGAGGCAACCCGCCTGATCACCAATGGCGTTCCTGCGGTGAAAGTGCTCTGTCTTACCGTGCATGAAGACACACGGTTCATTTCAGCCGTGCTCGACGCCGGTGCCTCAGGCTATGTGCACAAGGACTGTGCGTTTGAAGAACTGGTCACGGCCATTCATACCGTGATCGGGCACCAGATATACCTCTGTCCCCGAATCGCCGGCACGGTGGTGGATGACTACAAGGCCCGCCGGCCTGAATCAGTCGCTTCAGTCTTCTCGCAGTTGACAGAGCGAGAACGGGAGATTGTGCAGCTGCTCGCAGAAGGGCAAAGCACCAAAGCGATTGCCGATCGGTTGTGCCTGAGCGTGAAAACAGTCGGCACGCACCGCGAACATTGCATGGCCAAGTTGCAGCTCCAAAACCTGGCCCAGCTCACCAAGTATGCCATCCGGGAAGGCCTGACCTCCGTAGACTCGTAACCCGTCGACACGAATAGTGCTCGAACACCCCTGAAACCCTCAGGCAATCCCCTCGCCATCCGCCTGTTAATGACTCACAAATACCGTGACTTCCGTGTCCCTCCCCTTTGAAAGGGGAGGTGGGGTAGGGTAGAAACCCCCAAAACAAACACTCTCGTTGACTGGTAGGCGCCCCTCGCGGTGATGGTCTACTTCCATCTCAGGTTTTTAGCACCTCAATCTCAGCAATTGCCTGATTGTCGATAGAGCACAAGATTGTCAACAATATGACGTATTCCCATGCGACCGAACCATTCTAGTGACCATGAGAATGTAACCTCTATTCGACCAAACGAGCCCAGATAGCAGGTGAAATGCTGAACGCGACTGTGTGCTCCTCCGAACAAGACCGAACCAGAACCATGAGGAAGACATGAACGCAGATAAGGAATACCGGCATGGCCATCACCATTGT
Above is a window of Candidatus Nitrospira neomarina DNA encoding:
- a CDS encoding alpha-amylase family glycosyl hydrolase, which gives rise to MKPQSSVFSSRSHPHLYEINTWVWLHDLSQKMNRTIRLGDVPDQEWDELQAKGFDYLWLMGLWERSPLGRRIARQHADLQKEYTKALPDWQEYEVVGSPYAIRAYQPDPELGSWEQLKDVLGKLHDRGIKLILDFVPNHTALDHEWTTRHPEYYVQGTSRDVTNFPSRFFPIETSQGIRYLAHGKDPNCPAWTDTAQLDYFNPDTREALMRELQQVANYCDGVRCDMAMLVLNEVFAQTWGNHVKGEVFPSGEFWTEAISLLPNSMWIAEVYWDREWELQQLGFHFTYDKRLYDRLRHSTPHEIALHLEADTIFQSKLVRFLENHDEPRSAVAFGNVRLPAVGVLMATLPGMRLYHQGQLTGKRIRIPVQLCRAQDEPPDEATVAFYDRILAITNEDVFHAGKWAMLTVHSSGDDSFNNVVAYQWTTERDWRLIVVNLSPMVAQAYICLNGVLVMESHTSPNYALYDQFSDLSFEGRRKDLIQSGLYVRLDPFGCHIFSVGDGSVEDGKSENKI
- a CDS encoding FmdB family zinc ribbon protein; translation: MPLYDYKCLKCGKECLLALTLKEHETGAATCPSCGSKELEQLITSFIARTSSKS
- a CDS encoding c-type cytochrome; the encoded protein is MKKEQGLLSLVISVISCVCIVLWLGEVRAQQTTMISAGETIYRLHCLRCHGKAGDGRGPDSSTLIVPPTDFHSPESTGKSELDLRASVIWGLVFSPMHGWWDRLSSEEIREVIGYIRQLAPYQPRI
- a CDS encoding CBS domain-containing protein, whose product is MGLHAVATVGLRTIQQVATLHDFRFHHDQNGLAITQELLTSSLPGAPVVDPNGHCVGFISQFDVLAVLEAGRDVSQLTAKEIMVRDPIAIPSSTTLAEAVKIMKDHHFLVLPVEENGVVIGCLTRQDLLRAWVGLGLEQKD
- a CDS encoding MlaC/ttg2D family ABC transporter substrate-binding protein, which produces MALTVASVTLDVEAPTVVVRGTIDEIIRLVSDEGLKTPDQATHRRQLLEEIIGQHFDFEEMAKRSLAAHWRNRSEAEHQEFATLFQSLLSKTYAGKIENYSGEKVQYLKERLKDSFAEVQTTIASNKTEISLDYRLLLKDGNWRVYDVVVDGVSLVKNYRVQFDRIIRDSSYEELVKTLRDKSGDITAP
- a CDS encoding methionine adenosyltransferase translates to MKTRILIHQAPAVPVDAQPLEIVERKGKGHPDTICDALAEAVSIQLSKVYQETFGRILHHNIDKCLLVAGQVKLHLGGGRVTHPMRLILGDRASFGVPGKTIPVSDIAVETARTWIKSHLPNVNPDTHMRYQIELQPTSAELGAIFEHGSGVLPANDTSAGVGYAPLTPTERLVVDLEQYVNGTRFKRAFPETGEDVKVMAVRMDWMLSLTVAMPFLAKRITTEKAYFARKAKVLQNVQRFINEQPHSCKRVDVVVNALDRPGQGLKGMYLTLLGTSAEQGDSGQVGRGNRISGVIALNRPMSGEAAAGKNPVSHVGKIYNVWARELALKAYEQIPGVRDATVWMVSRIGAPVNEPLVVSAQVGVKKGFSLKRISGEVQELIKHELADMESFCDNLAKGQFGVY
- a CDS encoding PAS domain-containing sensor histidine kinase: MQQNLDISSLPREQNNLRIMADRMPGMIWIAGMDTRCTYFNTSWLTFTERTLEQELAMTWTDGIHPDDRQRCLDTYLEAFHGWLSFRMEHRLRRADGQYRWVLHSGVPWMTEDGDHGGYLGSCVDVTDLKRCKGALQAQHEDLGHLMQARTASLLVTNARLQQEMAEHKQAEHQLIEQQTQLRVLAAEVSVAEERERRRIAIGLHDDIGQVLALLKLKAGELTESEADGKTGQLLKDIRDLVNQAARATRSATFELSSPVLYELGLEAAIQSQGEQHTQQNGPAFHFKTDHQVTMLIDNTRVVIFRIVQELLRNIRKHACACNTTVSICRNGEHLQLTVEDDGVGFDASRIGHRVGPKGGFGLFSIREQVKGIGGRFKIMSSLGCGTQVLIVVPLG
- a CDS encoding response regulator transcription factor; the encoded protein is MNTRILLADDHQIIREGLASLLERQSDMEVIQQVSDGLQAVNLSRDLRPDVVVMDVTMPGLNGIEATRLITNGVPAVKVLCLTVHEDTRFISAVLDAGASGYVHKDCAFEELVTAIHTVIGHQIYLCPRIAGTVVDDYKARRPESVASVFSQLTEREREIVQLLAEGQSTKAIADRLCLSVKTVGTHREHCMAKLQLQNLAQLTKYAIREGLTSVDS